From the genome of Lutra lutra chromosome 8, mLutLut1.2, whole genome shotgun sequence:
taatttcatataactTGTTTGTCAGTTTCTTGATTATTTAATTTGATTCAAATTACTTATATCTTCATAAGCACTGCCTGCCAGGGCACAGTGTGTCGATTGGTTGTTCAGAATATGAAATATAGTCTTTTCCTTCAACAGCACTATGTTAGCAAGGAGGCAAAGAATAAAATTAGCTTGAGCACAAGTAATGCTTAAACTTCCTGCCTCTTTTGCCTctacaggaaagaagaaagaacacaagaaagTGAAGTCCACTAgggattttgttcctttttctgaaCTTCCAACTACTCCCTCTGGTGGATTTTTTCAGggtatttcttttcctgaaatctCCACCCGTCCTCCTTTGGGCAGGACTGAACTACAGGCAGCTAAGAAAGTTCATACTTCTAAGGGAGACCCACCTAGGGAACCTCTTATTGCCACAACTTTGCCTGGCAGGGAACAATTGCAGAAGTTAGCCTCTGGAGGGAATTTGTTTACTTCCTCCAAGTCTAGCCATGATAGATGTTTAGAGAAAAGTTCTTCGGCATCTTCTCAGCATGAACTCGCTGCCATGTTGGTCTCTGCTGCAGCTTCTCCTTCACTGATTAAAGAAACCACCACTACTTGCTATAAAGATATAGTAGAAAACATTTACCATGGAGAGAAAAGTGGAATTCAACCATTGTGTACTGAGAGGTCCCTTGTTTCAGATCAGTCAGTTCTCTCCAGTGAAAGGAAAGCACTAGAAGAGtctgagagatcacaagtaatttCTCCACCACTTGCTCAGGCAATCAGAGATTATGTCAATTCTTTGTTGGTCCAGGGTGGGGTAGGTAGTTTGCCTGGGACTTCAAACTCTACAGCCCCACTGGATGTAGAAAACAGATGGAAGAGAATTGATCGATCTAATTATCAAGACACTGAGTCCCTGTCTCCTCCACGAAAATTCCCTCGGCTCAGTGAAAAGTCAGTAGAGGAAAAGGATTCAGGTTCCTTTGTGACATTTCAAAATACACCTGGATCTGAACTGATGTCATCTTTTGCCAAAACTGTtgtctctcactcactcactacCTTAGGCCTAGAGGTGTCTAAGCAGTCACAACATGAGAAAATAGATGCCCCAGAACTATCTTTTCCCTTCCATGAATCTATTTTAAAGGTAATTGAAGAGGAGTGGCAACAAATTGACAGACAACTGCCTTCATTGGCATGCAAGTATCCAGTTTCCTCCAGAGAGGCAACACAGATATTATCAGTTCCAAAAGTAGATGATGAAATACAGGAGTTTATTTCTGAAGCCACTCCACCAGTAGGTATTCAGGCAACTTCCACGGACTCTTGTGATAAACAGTTAGACTTAGTACTTTGTAGAACATACGAAGCTGCAGCATCAGCATTGCAGATTGCAACCCATACTGCCTTCGTAGTTAGGGCTCTACAGGCAGACATTAGTCAGGCTGCACAAATTCTTAGCTCAGATCCTAGTCATTTGCACCAAGCACTTGGGATTCTGAGCAAAACATATGATGCAGCCTCATTTCTTTGTGAAGCTGCATTTGATGAAGTAAAGATGGCTGCCCATAGCATGGGATCTTCCACTTTAGGTCGCCGCTATCTCTGGCTGAAGGATTGTAAAATTAATCCAGCTTCAAAGAATAAGCTGGTGGTTACTCCCTTTAAAGGTGGAACATTATTTGGAGGAGAAGTGTATAAAGTAACTAAAAAGCGTGGAAATAAGCGCTAATaaagttaagaataaaaatacctaTTTGATCTTTGATACGGGGAATTTAGCAGCTTCCCTAAGAATTTCAAGTGCTTTTATGCCAAGATTTTGAAGATCTTTTTAGACTCCAGATTGGGCTATTTTCGAAGTCAAGCTTCTGCCCATCAAACTATAGTTTCAGACTATTTGCCTATGTAgaactgcctttattttttcGGTTGCACAGATAGGAAAAGCCTGATAGAAACAATTTAAAGATTTCTGGGTCACATTTTTGCCTCACACAGTTCATTCTCTCCTCTTAAGATTTTACAATTCTCCAAGATATAGAAAACGCTAATAGCTAGAATATAAGTGGAGTCTTcactgatttaaatattattaatattttttcactttctggaacttgtctacatttttttcttttattctcacttttgtttgtttttccttctgtattcCTTCATAATATTCTAGATCAATGAAATTCAAAGTGCCAGTCTGTAGACAGTTACTGATCACTGATAAGTATGCACCAGAATTTGGATCTAGAGACACTTTTTAGATGAATgacagtgtttatttttgtgggaaatttttattgataaaacAGTGTGCCAGTTTACATTCTGGTGCAAGTGTCTCATTTCTTTAAGGACTGGTAACAAACAGTTCATGGACCACACCTTACAAAATACTGCTTTAAACCATGTAATTGTGGAATGGTGCATTCTAACTATCACTGTAGTGTGTCAGATGAACTAGACACTGGAAAAgtggggccttttttttttaataatttcaggtTATGTTGTGGTTCATGGATGGTTAGATTTAATCTAAATTCTAAAAGCAGatttaagctattttttaaaaattcctaagaaacactatattccattgt
Proteins encoded in this window:
- the TMPO gene encoding thymopoietin isoform X1, which encodes MPEFLEDPSVLTKEKLKSELVANNVTLPVGEQRKDVYVQLYLQHLTARNRPPLGAGANSKGPPDFSSDEEREPTPVLGSGAAVSGRSRAAVGRKATKKTDRPRLEDKDDLDVTELTNEDLLDQLVKYGVNPGPIVGTTRKLYEKKLLKLREQGTESRSSTPLPAISSSAENTRQNGSNDSDRYSDNEEGKKKEHKKVKSTRDFVPFSELPTTPSGGFFQGISFPEISTRPPLGRTELQAAKKVHTSKGDPPREPLIATTLPGREQLQKLASGGNLFTSSKSSHDRCLEKSSSASSQHELAAMLVSAAASPSLIKETTTTCYKDIVENIYHGEKSGIQPLCTERSLVSDQSVLSSERKALEESERSQVISPPLAQAIRDYVNSLLVQGGVGSLPGTSNSTAPLDVENRWKRIDRSNYQDTESLSPPRKFPRLSEKSVEEKDSGSFVTFQNTPGSELMSSFAKTVVSHSLTTLGLEVSKQSQHEKIDAPELSFPFHESILKVIEEEWQQIDRQLPSLACKYPVSSREATQILSVPKVDDEIQEFISEATPPVGIQATSTDSCDKQLDLVLCRTYEAAASALQIATHTAFVVRALQADISQAAQILSSDPSHLHQALGILSKTYDAASFLCEAAFDEVKMAAHSMGSSTLGRRYLWLKDCKINPASKNKLVVTPFKGGTLFGGEVYKVTKKRGNKR